In [Leptolyngbya] sp. PCC 7376, a genomic segment contains:
- a CDS encoding transposase produces MTGEEESSILPKAYSLDLRQKIVDAYERGGVSQSSLARQFGVAKSFVQKLLDQKRLTGSIAPKKRSQQTPPKLNEEHQTILRQLLTKKNDATLAELCDEMEKRTGLRVANSTMHRTLRRMGYSLKKNILSRP; encoded by the coding sequence TTGACTGGTGAGGAAGAAAGTAGCATCTTGCCGAAAGCCTACTCATTAGACTTAAGACAGAAAATAGTGGATGCCTACGAAAGGGGTGGTGTGAGTCAAAGTAGTCTTGCCCGACAATTTGGAGTGGCGAAAAGTTTTGTACAAAAGCTCCTCGACCAAAAACGACTGACAGGGTCGATTGCTCCGAAAAAACGAAGCCAACAAACACCTCCCAAATTAAACGAAGAGCATCAAACAATATTGCGCCAGTTGCTCACCAAGAAAAACGATGCGACGCTAGCGGAACTATGTGATGAGATGGAGAAACGCACTGGTCTCCGTGTGGCCAATAGCACCATGCATCGCACCTTAAGAAGAATGGGATATAGCCTCAAAAAAAACATTCTATCCAGACCTTAA
- a CDS encoding IS630 family transposase: MQQARYDFWQKMQATLAKNLIFIDESGVNLAMTRLRARSEKGKRAYSPKSSKRGKNVSLIGALGFKGMVANYHLLGSTDGLTFEAFISQKLIPNLWAGACVVMDNCSIHLGESVRTMIEAVGAKLIYLPPYSPDFSPIENCWSKLKSTLKSIGARTYLALDKAIEVAFSKITLDDIRCWFTHCCYCTSLD, encoded by the coding sequence GTGCAACAAGCCAGATATGATTTTTGGCAGAAAATGCAAGCGACTCTAGCGAAAAACTTGATTTTTATCGATGAATCGGGCGTGAACTTAGCCATGACAAGACTGAGGGCACGTTCTGAGAAAGGGAAACGAGCTTATAGTCCGAAATCCAGTAAACGAGGCAAGAATGTTTCTTTGATTGGAGCATTAGGCTTCAAGGGAATGGTCGCTAATTATCATCTGCTGGGGAGTACGGATGGATTAACCTTTGAAGCATTCATCAGCCAGAAGTTAATACCAAACTTATGGGCGGGAGCATGTGTGGTGATGGATAACTGTTCGATTCATTTAGGAGAGTCAGTACGCACAATGATTGAGGCCGTGGGAGCTAAGTTGATTTACCTTCCTCCCTATTCTCCAGATTTTTCACCCATTGAAAATTGCTGGTCAAAGTTGAAAAGTACCTTGAAAAGTATCGGGGCAAGAACTTATCTAGCTCTAGACAAGGCAATTGAGGTAGCTTTTTCCAAGATTACCCTTGATGATATTCGATGCTGGTTTACACATTGCTGCTATTGCACCTCACTCGACTAG